A stretch of [Actinobacillus] rossii DNA encodes these proteins:
- a CDS encoding heme utilization or adhesion protein: MASAILYGDDLASIDETPTILNRGSAGIVNEFIFAGFERFRAWINMPAIFGASNATRDHAQIAKKLDEYNAHAKLNGNKEVPLFNVAHSLAVSENKNMLNWSEYMNQSYNNTKVTYWHLGGSYPSAEIDKQAKGLFKDVDTQYHGVKGDTVYSGVLGYFIGNNPNAKEVEGLSFGEAHSDANQNINNLKYIYNLDKNNKKEKAWENTEKTLRKISTSGERYFNKVNGGNNE, encoded by the coding sequence GTGGCCAGTGCAATTTTATATGGTGATGATTTAGCTTCAATTGATGAAACACCAACGATTCTAAACAGAGGCAGTGCAGGTATTGTTAATGAATTTATATTTGCTGGTTTTGAACGTTTTAGAGCATGGATAAATATGCCTGCGATCTTTGGAGCCTCAAATGCAACAAGAGATCATGCTCAAATAGCGAAAAAATTAGATGAATATAATGCTCATGCAAAATTAAATGGAAATAAAGAAGTTCCATTATTTAATGTGGCACATAGTCTAGCTGTATCAGAAAATAAAAATATGTTGAATTGGTCAGAATATATGAACCAAAGCTATAACAATACAAAAGTAACCTACTGGCATTTAGGCGGATCATATCCATCTGCAGAAATAGATAAACAAGCTAAAGGCTTATTTAAAGATGTAGATACACAATACCACGGCGTTAAAGGCGATACGGTTTATTCAGGGGTATTAGGATATTTTATTGGGAATAATCCAAATGCCAAGGAAGTAGAGGGATTAAGTTTTGGTGAGGCTCATTCTGATGCTAATCAGAATATTAATAATTTAAAATATATCTATAATCTCGATAAAAATAATAAAAAAGAAAAAGCATGGGAAAATACAGAAAAGACATTGAGAAAAATCAGCACTTCAGGAGAAAGATATTTTAATAAAGTTAATGGAGGCAATAATGAATAA
- a CDS encoding Transposase and inactivated derivatives — protein MNEKQLHALAAEFAKNLKTPEDLNQFSRMLKKITVEAALNGELTDHLGYEKHQPGKGKNARNGYTSKTVICDEGEIEIETPRDRDGTFEPQLIKKNQTRITGMDEQIIALYAKGLSNQEIVEMFKELYDADVSTSLISRVTDAVKERVMEWQNRPLDAVYPIVYPDCIVVKVRQDGRIINKSVFVALGVNLEGHKELLGLWIAENEGAKFWANVLTELQNRGLKDIFIACVDGLKGFPEAINAVYPKTKIQLCIVHLVRNSLKFVSWKDYKAVTADLKQVYQAQTEAQARENLTALSQKWQAKYPLVAKGWEDNRANIATFFDYPADIRKAIYTTNAVESLNSVIRRVIKKTKCIPDG, from the coding sequence ATGAACGAAAAACAACTTCACGCCTTGGCAGCGGAATTTGCCAAAAACCTAAAAACACCAGAAGATCTCAATCAATTTTCACGGATGCTCAAAAAAATCACCGTCGAGGCTGCATTAAATGGTGAACTGACCGACCATCTTGGTTATGAAAAACATCAGCCTGGAAAAGGTAAAAATGCACGTAACGGTTACACATCTAAGACCGTCATTTGTGATGAAGGTGAGATAGAAATTGAGACGCCTCGTGACCGTGACGGCACCTTTGAACCGCAACTTATCAAGAAAAACCAAACCCGCATCACAGGAATGGATGAGCAGATTATTGCCTTATATGCCAAGGGTTTAAGTAATCAGGAAATCGTTGAAATGTTCAAAGAACTCTATGATGCGGATGTGTCAACCAGCCTGATTTCTCGCGTTACCGACGCTGTGAAAGAACGCGTAATGGAATGGCAAAATCGCCCGCTTGATGCGGTTTATCCAATTGTTTACCCGGATTGTATCGTAGTGAAAGTACGCCAAGATGGACGAATTATCAACAAATCCGTGTTTGTTGCCTTGGGTGTGAATCTTGAAGGACATAAAGAGTTATTGGGGCTTTGGATTGCTGAAAATGAAGGTGCGAAGTTCTGGGCGAATGTGCTGACAGAGCTTCAAAATCGAGGCTTGAAAGACATTTTTATTGCCTGTGTAGACGGTTTAAAAGGCTTCCCGGAAGCCATCAATGCAGTCTATCCTAAAACGAAGATTCAGCTTTGCATTGTGCATTTAGTGCGTAACAGCTTGAAATTCGTTTCGTGGAAAGATTACAAAGCCGTCACTGCAGATTTAAAGCAGGTTTATCAGGCCCAGACGGAAGCACAAGCTCGCGAAAATCTGACCGCACTTTCGCAAAAATGGCAGGCAAAATACCCGCTTGTGGCGAAAGGCTGGGAAGATAACCGGGCAAATATAGCCACATTTTTTGATTATCCGGCTGATATTCGTAAAGCGATTTATACCACGAATGCCGTGGAATCGCTTAATAGCGTGATTCGTCGCGTGATTAAAAAAACGAAATGTATTCCCGACGGATGA
- a CDS encoding transposase, producing the protein MFYSNNPLIKHKTGLLNLAEELGNISQACKAMGMSRDTFYRYQQAVEQGGVEALLNQTRRVPNIKNRVDEHIEQAVVKFALDFPAYGQVRVSNELRKQGVFCFSRWCSFHLATS; encoded by the coding sequence ATGTTTTATTCTAACAATCCGCTCATTAAACACAAGACCGGTTTACTCAATTTAGCAGAAGAACTTGGAAACATTTCTCAAGCTTGCAAAGCGATGGGGATGAGCCGAGATACATTCTATCGCTATCAACAAGCCGTAGAGCAAGGTGGTGTTGAAGCATTACTTAATCAAACTCGTCGGGTACCGAATATCAAAAATCGAGTAGACGAGCACATTGAGCAAGCTGTTGTAAAATTTGCTCTAGATTTTCCAGCTTACGGACAAGTTCGAGTGAGCAACGAACTTCGCAAGCAAGGTGTGTTTTGTTTCAGCCGGTGGTGTTCGTTCCATTTGGCTACGTCATAA
- a CDS encoding transposase, which yields MCFVSAGGVRSIWLRHNLANFKQRLNALEKEVAEKGIILNESQVQALERKKEDDISSGEIETAHPGYLGSQDTFYVGNLKGVGRIYQQTFVDTYSKVAFAKLYTMKTAIAAADMLNDKVLPFFEAQGLPMLRILTDRGSEYCGKVENHDYELYLAINDIEHTKTKVKHPQTNGICERFHKTILQEFYQVAFRKKIYTDLATLQADLDEWLMYYNHHRTHQGKMCCGRTPMATLLDGKGIWAEKNLSSN from the coding sequence GTGTGTTTTGTTTCAGCCGGTGGTGTTCGTTCCATTTGGCTACGTCATAATCTTGCTAACTTTAAACAGCGTTTAAATGCACTAGAGAAAGAAGTAGCTGAGAAAGGCATTATTCTAAATGAAAGTCAAGTCCAAGCCTTGGAACGTAAGAAAGAGGATGATATATCGAGTGGAGAAATTGAAACCGCTCATCCGGGCTATTTAGGTTCACAAGATACCTTTTATGTAGGTAATTTAAAAGGTGTTGGACGCATTTATCAGCAAACATTTGTTGATACTTATAGCAAGGTTGCTTTTGCAAAGCTCTACACAATGAAAACCGCAATTGCCGCTGCAGATATGCTCAATGATAAAGTCCTGCCGTTCTTTGAAGCCCAAGGATTACCGATGTTGCGTATTCTCACCGACCGTGGTAGTGAATATTGTGGCAAGGTGGAAAATCACGATTATGAGCTTTATTTAGCGATAAATGACATAGAGCATACTAAAACGAAAGTGAAGCATCCACAGACGAATGGTATCTGTGAACGTTTTCATAAGACTATCTTACAAGAATTTTACCAAGTCGCATTTAGGAAGAAAATATATACGGATTTAGCGACATTACAAGCTGATTTAGATGAGTGGTTAATGTATTATAATCACCATCGAACACATCAAGGAAAAATGTGCTGTGGCAGAACACCGATGGCAACATTACTTGATGGAAAAGGGATTTGGGCAGAAAAGAATTTAAGCTCAAATTAA
- the ssb_1 gene encoding single-strand binding protein gives MRTFQNGSHVANFNLAVGDDYRDKQGNCVERTHWITVNVFGKMAEVANQYLTKGSRITVQGKLVQEQWKDQNGNSRNTVKINAEIFQMLDSKPQGNSNNNWAQESQGKPKQQAKQKEWDGYADHERPQGNNFDDEIPF, from the coding sequence TTGCGCACCTTTCAAAATGGCTCACATGTCGCTAATTTCAATCTTGCCGTAGGTGATGATTACCGTGACAAACAAGGAAATTGCGTTGAGCGTACACACTGGATTACAGTAAACGTGTTCGGCAAAATGGCGGAAGTGGCAAATCAGTATCTTACCAAGGGTTCACGCATTACGGTTCAAGGCAAGTTAGTACAAGAACAATGGAAAGACCAAAACGGCAACAGCCGAAACACGGTAAAAATTAATGCGGAAATATTCCAAATGCTAGACAGCAAACCGCAAGGCAACAGTAACAACAACTGGGCGCAAGAGTCACAAGGCAAGCCAAAGCAACAAGCAAAACAGAAAGAATGGGACGGCTACGCCGATCACGAACGCCCACAAGGCAATAACTTTGATGATGAAATTCCGTTTTGA
- a CDS encoding phage recombinase — protein sequence MSEDDFEKCKQNILNQEMTLQDLCDGGFEFSKEQYDELERLENELQAQN from the coding sequence GTGAGCGAAGATGATTTTGAAAAATGTAAGCAAAATATTCTCAATCAAGAAATGACACTACAAGATTTGTGTGACGGCGGTTTTGAGTTTAGCAAAGAACAGTATGACGAACTGGAGCGATTAGAAAATGAACTACAAGCTCAAAATTAG
- a CDS encoding phage recombinase: MPVYEKQLINEDPINGYEFDWKQKPAQGEIPVGYYAYFKLLNDFTAEIYMTYDEVNEHAKKYSQTYRTYLQKKEQGQWASSVWGDNFDAMALKTVMKLLLSKQAPLSVEMQSAVLADQAVVKDVEKNEFAYVDNQIEDAEVILNP, translated from the coding sequence GTGCCGGTATATGAAAAGCAATTAATCAACGAGGATCCAATTAATGGCTACGAGTTTGACTGGAAACAAAAACCTGCGCAAGGTGAAATTCCAGTTGGTTATTACGCTTACTTCAAATTGCTGAACGATTTCACCGCAGAAATCTATATGACCTACGATGAAGTAAATGAACACGCCAAAAAATACAGCCAAACCTACCGCACTTATTTGCAAAAGAAAGAACAAGGGCAATGGGCAAGCTCTGTATGGGGCGATAATTTTGACGCGATGGCATTAAAAACTGTTATGAAACTATTGCTCTCAAAACAAGCACCGTTATCGGTAGAAATGCAAAGTGCCGTATTGGCGGATCAGGCTGTTGTTAAAGATGTGGAAAAAAATGAGTTTGCTTATGTTGATAATCAAATTGAAGACGCTGAAGTGATTTTAAACCCGTGA
- a CDS encoding phage recombinase gives MSQLQTTQEKKFPIKEFFNQPSIQKKFQELIGKNSAAFATSVLQIVNSNAMLRNADPGSVFNAACMAATLNLPLQNGLGFAYIVPYQNKREKKNRSAISTRLQRSNSISATFRTI, from the coding sequence ATGAGTCAGCTACAAACTACACAAGAAAAGAAATTCCCGATCAAAGAATTTTTTAACCAACCGTCAATTCAAAAGAAATTTCAAGAGTTGATAGGTAAAAATTCTGCTGCATTTGCGACAAGCGTACTACAAATTGTAAACAGCAATGCCATGTTACGCAATGCCGACCCGGGCAGTGTATTTAACGCGGCTTGTATGGCAGCAACGCTAAATCTACCGCTCCAAAATGGTTTAGGTTTTGCTTATATCGTACCGTATCAAAACAAGCGTGAGAAAAAAAACAGAAGCGCAATTTCAACTAGGCTACAAAGGTCTAATTCAATTAGCGCAACGTTCAGGACAATTTAA